A part of Bernardetia sp. genomic DNA contains:
- a CDS encoding ribose-phosphate pyrophosphokinase, with product MNSVKIFSGSSSRYLAKKIAHSYGKPLGEHNLQVFSDGEMCPNYSESIRGADVFIVQSTFPPADNLMELLLMIDAAKRASAGSVTVVMPYFGYARQDRKDKPRVAIGAKLVANLVSAAGATRIMTCDLHAGQIQGFFDIPVDHLYATAIFIPYIESLKIENLVFASPDVGGVARARSYAAQFHADMVVCDKHRKRANEIASMQVIGDVEGANVIIVDDLIDTAGTISKAAQVLLDNGAVSVRAIATHPVLSGKAYENINNSPLVELAVMDTIPLKEESDKIKVLSVADLFAKAIRKIHDRESISTLFI from the coding sequence ATGAATTCTGTCAAAATATTCTCTGGTTCTTCCTCTCGTTATCTAGCCAAAAAGATTGCTCACTCTTATGGAAAGCCCCTAGGAGAACACAATCTTCAAGTTTTTAGTGATGGAGAAATGTGTCCTAATTATAGCGAATCTATTCGTGGTGCAGATGTATTTATTGTCCAATCTACCTTTCCACCTGCCGATAATCTAATGGAGCTTTTGCTTATGATTGATGCTGCCAAGCGTGCTTCGGCTGGTTCGGTGACCGTAGTAATGCCTTATTTTGGATATGCTCGACAAGACAGAAAAGATAAACCTCGTGTGGCTATCGGTGCAAAACTGGTAGCCAATCTTGTTTCTGCAGCAGGCGCAACTCGTATCATGACTTGTGATTTGCATGCAGGACAGATTCAAGGGTTTTTCGATATTCCTGTTGACCATCTATACGCAACAGCTATTTTTATTCCTTACATTGAATCATTAAAGATTGAAAATCTTGTTTTTGCTTCGCCTGATGTTGGAGGAGTTGCAAGAGCAAGAAGTTATGCTGCCCAGTTTCACGCTGATATGGTAGTTTGTGATAAACACAGAAAGAGAGCCAACGAAATTGCTTCTATGCAAGTAATAGGAGATGTAGAAGGAGCGAATGTAATTATTGTAGATGATCTTATCGATACGGCAGGAACAATTTCAAAGGCTGCACAAGTTCTTTTAGATAACGGTGCTGTGTCTGTACGTGCGATAGCTACACACCCTGTTTTGTCTGGAAAGGCGTATGAAAATATCAATAATTCTCCACTCGTAGAGCTGGCTGTTATGGATACTATTCCATTGAAAGAAGAGTCAGACAAAATAAAAGTATTGTCAGTAGCAGACCTTTTTGCAAAAGCAATTCGTAAAATACACGATAGAGAGTCTATCAGTACACTTTTTATATAA